Proteins encoded in a region of the Triticum dicoccoides isolate Atlit2015 ecotype Zavitan chromosome 3A, WEW_v2.0, whole genome shotgun sequence genome:
- the LOC119268757 gene encoding protein PLASTID MOVEMENT IMPAIRED 2-like: MEAAMDGGSVRATMSIFGESIGGRKADKNRAQENLSSEMKQRAKSDMDKLNERKASVDNERAGAESELSRARAMAKELERQIDQTKAKATSQRSGLQATWTRKNGAEEAQYAEVSQELERVKRELRKLKLEVKSAAEAKAKAESDVVATVCKIQSNLQAADEMKRRVDEANEEHVLVELARIEAERERRELEAQHVAEAERFAREIEAARSKVKEARREVSRARELEAKLEATNADVEVLQGEMELVRAMEKHHVPNDGAAEDTTRQKKGEAQDRALLQAAEAELSMAKNELESIKAGAFQFMTSMDRTRTEIMGVVQEIDRLKAQEKNADAQVQQLNAKLLKARAQMEAVTAADERSKAIVSNLTAAMQQLHAETEAASKEEELTMLEKRCVLAEADNVAAEMATAEERIRQSVKELEAAKASEASAMKKLKAAVESTMQARASAAPRRQGTITVSRFEYEYLSGRAALVRVVADKKVAAAQAWVQALKASEKEVAMRAEAAEREMREMGPREAQAASEAEKTAGEQKALEQELYDLNATAESVGLQCAYPRRRSSRVSATSKRSKGRRSSVSAANWNPKSPSFTIKRKKKMMPSLLKLIKEKRGGSDKSTN; the protein is encoded by the coding sequence AACCTGTCCTCTGAAATGAAGCAACGAGCGAAATCCGACATGGACAAGCTGAACGAGCGGAAGGCGTCAGTGGATAACGAGCGAGCCGGCGCCGAGTCGGAGCTATCGAGAGCACGAGCCATGGCCAAGGAGCTGGAGCGCCAAATCGACCAGACCAAGGCCAAGGCGACGTCCCAGAGGTCAGGGCTGCAAGCAACGTGGACACGAAAGAATGGCGCCGAGGAGGCCCAGTACGCGGAGGTGTCGCAAGAGCTGGAGCGCGTCAAGAGGGAGCTCCGCAAGCTGAAACTGGAGGTGAAGTCCGCGGCGGAGGCCAAGGCCAAGGCCGAGAGCGACGTCGTGGCGACGGTGTGCAAGATCCAGTCCAACCTGCAGGCCGCCGACGAGATGAAGCGGCGCGTGGATGAGGCGAACGAGGAGCACGTCCTGGTGGAGCTCGCGCGCATCGAGGCCGAGCGGGAGCGCCGCGAGCTGGAGGCCCAGCACGTCGCCGAGGCAGAGCGGTTCGCCCGGGAGATCGAGGCCGCGAGGTCCAAGGTGAAGGAGGCGCGCAGGGAGGTGAGCCGCGCGAGGGAGCTGGAGGCGAAGCTGGAAGCCACGAACGCCGACGTGGAGGTCCTGCAGGGCGAGATGGAGCTGGTGCGCGCCATGGAGAAGCACCACGTCCCGAACGATGGGGCGGCGGAGGATACCACGAGACAGAAGAAAGGAGAGGCGCAGGACagggcgttgctgcaggccgcggaggCCGAGCTGTCCATGGCGAAGAACGAGCTGGAGAGCATCAAGGCGGGGGCGTTCCAGTTCATGACCTCCATGGACCGCACCCGGACCGAGATCATGGGGGTCGTCCAGGAGATCGACCGGCTCAAGGCGCAGGAGAAGAACGCGGACGCGCAGGTGCAGCAGCTGAacgcgaagctcctcaaggcgagGGCCCAGATGGAGGCCGTCACGGCCGCCGACGAGAGGTCCAAGGCCATCGTGTCGAACCTCACGGCGGCGATGCAGCAGCTGCATgccgagaccgaggcggcgagcaagGAGGAGGAGCTGACCATGCTGGAGAAGCGGTGCGTGCTAGCAGAGGCCGACAACGTCGCCGCGGAGATGGCCACGGCCGAGGAGCGGATCAGGCAgtcggtgaaggagctggaggcggcgaAGGCGTCCGAGGCGTCGGCAATGAAGAAGCTCAAGGCTGCCGTGGAGAGCACAATGCAGGCCAGGGCGTCGGCGGCGCCCCGGCGGCAGGGGACTATAACCGTCTCGCGGTTCGAGTACGAGTACCTGAGCGGGCGCGCGGCGCTGGTCCGGGTGGTGGCCGACAAGAAGGTGGCCGCGGCGCAGGCGTGGGTGCAGGCGCTCAAGGCCAGCGAGAAGGAGGTGGCGATgcgggccgaggcggcggagcgggAGATGAGGGAGATGGGCCCCAGGGAGGCGCAGGCGGCGTCggaggcggagaagacggcgggcgAGCAGAAGGCGCTGGAGCAGGAGCTGTACGACCTGAACGCGACGGCGGAGAGTGTGGGCCTGCAGTGCGCGTACCCGCGGCGGAGGTCGAGCAGGGTGTCGGCGACGTCGAAGAGGTCGAAGGGTCGGCGGTCGTCGGTGTCCGCGGCGAACTGGAACCCCAAGTCGCCGTCGTTCACcatcaagaggaagaagaagatgatgcccaGCCTCCTGAAGCTCATCAAGGAGAAGAGAGGCGGCAGCGACAAGAGCACCAACTGA